The DNA sequence CAGCGGTAAGACTAATGGACAGATTAAGCTCCCTGTGGCTGCACCGTTCGTACATCCCGATTTAGATCGCGCTGCGGCACGGGCGATGGAAGGCAAGGGGAGGGAGGCCGAGGAGTCGCGCGAGAAAGTGAAGAGCGCTGGGGCTTGGGTGCAGGATTACATGGACAGAAAAGCGCAGGCCTGATATGTGAGTCTACGTGCTCGTCTTGGTCGGTAATAACTTCGCTAACAAGAACCAGGAAGCCAAAAACCCAGGGTCCAGTCTAGCTGTTCCAGAGTTAGGACGCAAGGGTTTTGTCTCACGCTACAACGACCCAAACCATCCTGTGAACAATGGAAAAATTTCTTCGGTACTTACTGGGAGCTTGTTTGGGAGCAAGTCTGGTCTAATTGAGCGGGCTGCCACTTCCATCAAGGGATCACACGACTCCAAAAGAATTGCTCGAGGGGAACCTAGAAGTGAACCGATTAAAGAGAAATGGCAGCGATAtcagcgcaagaagaagcccggCCTTGCTAAGAATGTTCTGCAGCAGGATGTGCTTTATCGCCTCAACGTCAACATGCCGACCGAGGACGAGTTGCAGCAATCAATTGCTCAATTGGAACATCTCATGCAGCAGGCTGGGTAGCGTGTACCAAGTTGAGTCTCTTACTTACTGTGAATGTGGAATAATATAGCTTGGACCATAAATTGCATAATATTCATGAGTAATGCGTTCAAGCCCATACCCTTCCCAAGGCATCGGTACATGTATATTGGTATAAACCTTTCGGTGGACTTTGCGGTTAATGGGGTTGTGGCGCCGTTACTCTGCAAGCTTGATAACATTTCCACAGGAGTTAATATCCTGTCTAGCAATAGGATTACTACTATGGAGGTAGAGGGTATGTATTGTGTATAAATGGTTTATAAGGTTAGTGTAACAATaatctctttcttgtctaCGCAAATTAAAAAAGGAATCTAGACATCTTCGGCTACTCTAGACGACCTCCATAAGTTGTTTGTAGAAGCGAGTCACCTTGGAGAGATTGTACGCCCTTAAGCCTCGGCCGTCATGGGCAGCCATAGTGATAGCTCTTCGTCAGAGACTAGCGATGCTAATGATGTACACTCATTAATGCGGATAATACAACCAAAAATGAGCTAGTAACAAATGCAATGTAACTATCAAGTGAGGATAGTGATTGACTGCGAGGAACTAGAATGGGTCTCTGTTGTTCGTAGAGCTCGTATGTCCTCCGCCTTGGTCAAAAGCCTTCCAGAACAGCATGAGAATCATCGTCTTCGAATGCTGCTCTCCGCGGCTGATCAAAAGAAGGGTAtttggttcttctttttcgatacAGTGACCACTATATGACCACGGAATCTCGACCACCACGGGGATTTGGATCCAGGAAGAATTGAGAGAGTATCCGTACGTCTGCCGCGATCATCGAAGCAACCTGTATGGGACATTGGTGATATCCTCAACGCCCCTTAAGCAGCTAACCTTGAGTTAATATGTCAGACAGGTCGCCATCCTCCATATCAAGGTCAAAGTTACCAGGTCACAGTCTAGTCATGGTCTCTGGAGGAGTCGAATCACTCTCGGCTTTGTCCTGTGCGACAGCGATGCGGGACGTTTAGTGAAGGATTTAATCAGAACAGACATGCTGTCCGATCGCGACAGCAAATCATTCAGCTAGAAGTGGCCGTGGAGAGCTCGCAAGGTCATCCACATCCTGTTGCGCTTCCAGAGAACCAAGGTCAATGAGCGGAGCCATTCCATCCGAAGGACcctgtgaagaagaagtcacAGCCTCAGCCAAATACCGTGGTGCCTTTGGAGATCTGAGATCGAGGAGAGGAGCCACTTCATCCGGGGATTCCTCGACGGCATAATTCGAGGCTTCCTCTTGAAGGTGACACCACCTCACAAACCAATCCGCGTACGCATCTTGGGCTGCAGTTGTCGCATAGGTGTAATTTGGCACTAGAACAACCTTCCGTACGCCACTGACATCGATCTCCTGTTCCGAAAGGGTACCAAACCGCGTCGCATATCGGGGGAGGTTGCCGCCTTTTGCATAGCCAGCTTCAAGAGCTGACATCAGTAACTCTCCTTCCGCTAGGTAGTCCTCTTGTCGCCAAAGACGTTCTTTTCGACCGATGTCGATCAATATTCGGCATGCCTATGGAGATTTAATGTTTCAGCATGGGATTGCCCTTCTTGAGAATAATGAGGGAATCGCACTTGAACTAACAATGCGACAGCACATATGAAAATCACCGCACCGCAAAGCGTCAAGACGCACTTATCGTAGGTTGATAGTATGCGATGCGAGCTTGACAAAAAACCATCATCTCCCCATTCATCGTGCGTACTTGCATGGACAGCGGTTGCACGCGCCACATtggagaaggacaagaaagccaagagGACAAGCTTTGGAAAGCAAAGGTTTATCGGCCCACTGAAGCCGAGGACACGGACCATAAACGAACCCATCAATGATCTCAACGACCGAAAGTCTTTTGTATTTTGAGGCGATCAACAATGCCGTTCGTGGATGGAATTATGATAACAGTACGAGGGGCAATAGGAAGGAGTCAAAATTTTCCATCCTGGTACTTTTCTTCGAACCCCGCGCTAACGATCCCTGTCGTAAATCCTTCACATTCAcaaattaataataatatctaACGGACATTTGTCCTTGTCCTCCGTCGGTCCAGCAAGAGCGCCTTCGGGTTAACCCGTAATAAATCCTCATTGCCACCAGAGAGCCAGTCAGAGAACTTAAGAACCCCCATGTGCGAAGACTGACTGGTTGGTTGCCCCACCGGCGCATTAGGACTCATGCCAAACTCTCTGCTTGGCTAAGATTTTAACTATCGTCGCCAAGCCTATCGTAAGTCAAGACGAGCAGAGTCACGGAGTTCCCTCGTTTAGTTTCCCTTCACGACTGTTTTCTGTCGGCATAAGCATTCAGAAAGATTCGTCATCCCTTCGGAATCGACTCAGCATCCTCCATTGCCGTtcactactccgtactcccCAGACCCTCTGCGGAGTCTGGAGAGGACGGAGTTCCTGGAGGCGGAGGGCTCCGAAGTTTAGCCAGAAGCGCAGTCTATCGGTTAATTGGAGTCTTCGCTACTCTGAGCACCGTTGTCCCGCTTGGTCTCCACTTTCCGGCCCATCGTTCCAAATCGACCCATACCAACGTAAATTTAACTCACCAGGAAAAGCACTAAACTAGCGGACCTCGATACGAAAGATCACCAGAGCGAATCAAATCACCACGTGGGCTGTTAGGCTGGAAACCACTGACTCGACAGTCGAACCAGCCAACTCATCTCTCGTCCGACGTGAGTGGATATCTCACCAAGTCCCGTAGAACTCGGGACTGATTCCACAGACTCCGAGATGAGCATTAGTCCCAGGAAGGCAGGTGGACATGTGCTTGTCATGAACAAAGCAATCGCAACCCTTAATGTCGGGGGGAATTTCCTCCGTTCTGTAGGTCGAGCTGTATGTACTATGCTTCGGCTACTCAAGGTATAGCCTCCCCGGTCCCATAATAGGAGCATGAGGTGGTAACTGCAGCTGGCCAGACGCTTCTGAACCTTGTCGCTCATTGAAATAAAACGAGAGGAATGTCCGCCTGAAATCGTAGGGAACCGagatcttcgtcttccgCAAGCTCGCCTGAACCTAGAcatttatttaattatttattgTCTTTCCCCTATATCATCCCTAGCTATGGGTGTCAACAGCGCTTTTCTCCATGCCGCCACCATTGGCGATGCCACCACCattgagaatgaatatcTCAAAGACAAATCGATCCTCACTGCCAAGGATGCAGATGGTCGGACAGCTCTTCACTTAGCCGCACTTCACAAAGACGTCAAGGTCCTCGAACTGCTTCTCAACTACGGCATCGAGCCATCAACCACCGACAACCGCGGCCAAACAGCACTACACATTGCAGCCCAGCAATCCTCCCTCGCCGTGGTCGAACTCCTCCTCAAGAGACGTGCCAATTGGTCGATCCGAGACCATGACGGAAATACACCTCTCTCCTACGCCTACCAACAATATTCCGTCGAGGTCCTGAGTTGTTTCCTCCAATACACCCCGACCTATCCCGCAGAGATCCCCTGTGGCCTTACACCCGAGATCGTTCTTCGATCCTCCGCCAGCAGGAAATGGACTCCTCTCCAGATAAGTGTCAACGCGCACGGCCGCTAGGTTTTGTGGAGTTATTCGGTAAGTGGGAATCGGGGGATATCTGAAACCGCTCCACTAACAAATATCCCAGAAGCCAATCTGGAACCAAAACATTCCCTTCGGAAACTCAGTATTTCCGATTTACAAATGATGACTGACTCACCGGATGACCAATCGAATTTAATAGCTCTGTTTATCTGAGCCCTCCACCATGACTCTTTCGCTCAATACGAGAACTTCAAACGGATGGCATCCCGTGTCAAAAGAGGACTGACGCCACGAAGAGACCCTTCTACAATACCGTGGCAAACATCATGATCGGTCGCATCCAATGGCCTCCTGCAAAAATCTACTCAATTAGTAGAACTTTGTCTACAATCGCCTTTCAGGACAACTCGTGATCGGGGTTGGCCACAAAACGGACGGCGAAAACGGGGATACACGTGTCTTGGGAGTTATTTAGGATTTTTGTCGGGGGGGAAACTCGCTTTCATTCTTGTTGTGGGTACGGTGGGGACGCGTGTCAAACacagggagaaagaagcaatGTAGTCCTATTGGACCACTGGCTAGATTAGGTTGCTACTTGTGGAATGTTACAAGCATTGTAACCAATCAAACCCTGTCCCAAACTACGCTAAAGTATTTAGGGTAACCAGACGATGCGACCAATAAAGTTCGCCGAGGGCTCAAACATCGAAACAGCAGATGAGGTTGCCTGGTGGACAAATTGTAGAAATCTGTCTAGATATAATATGTTTGTTCGTGGCCTTAACTAAGCAATGCGTACAATAACACTCGGTGCTTCTAATGCGCGTAACTGTACGCGAGCGTTAAGCAAGCCCTACCAAGCATTGGTCCATTAGGGCATGACCATCAAAGTAGGAAAGGCGGCAACAGAGATAGACACCGATTCTACAAAGACCGATTCCAAAGGTCAGCCATTGGCGGATACTATTTACACTCGCGTACTAAGAGTGGGTGCAGAATAATATACGAAGAACTTGTTCTATCAACAACGAAATATTACATTATCTTTCTGGCGTAGTTTTGTAAGACTTACTACTGAATATACTTCTCTACACATGATTCTCTGCATGGACTAGGCTGCCCGTGTTCATATATGTTCAATCCATTACTCGCGTTAATTTATTCATGGCTTCTTAACCATCGAACTGCAACGCGTACAAGGATTTCTCGCTCTCAGCtgatgtacatatatatagtcATGTATCCAACGCGCATGAAGGTTCCGCTTGCAGGCTCTTTCGCTGGCAGAGTCACAGTAAGGCATGCGGCCTGTGGAATCAGGCAATAACCTTAATCCAAGATACAGGCTCGATTTCCAAGCCCTAAGTTCGTGACACTCTAAATCTTAATAGCGCCCGCCGCAATATGGCGCAACGCGGGAACGCACGGTAGATCCTACTCCGAGGATTTAAGGCCGGAGCtaccaaagtcaaaaaaaTGCCGGATCCACTTCGTTTTCTCTAGTACTTTGGTCTATttactataatataattTCCAGCGCACGGGGACTGCCAGCTCTGGAGCCGCATTTATCCTGTCCAGTAAAGTAATAGTACGATATTAGAGTAGGAGAAGCTTCATACACCATTCACGGCCATACCAACCTTCCCTGCAGTTCAAGGGGAGGTATTGAATACATTGACGCGTGAGACGCAGTATATATCCTGGTCGATCGTGGAAGAACAACCTCCTCTGCCGAGACTATGGTGACCTGAACGTCCGCGTGCTCATTGTCTTTCCATGGCATGGCTCCTTATAAAACTTCTTTGCCTTCCCTCATGAGTCTCATTGCTAAACCTGGACGAAAACATGCCTGCTGTTTCTCGTAATGATGAACATGTTGCGAGTAGGCGGTGCAGTACTTTTGATCCACCATTCCACTACATTGCGAGCATGAATGACCAATTTCATGAAACCCGGCCGGGATCTTATAAAGAAGTTATCTCGGCAACATTTAGCATACAACAATTCACTGTGGCGAGAGACTCTAAGTACGGTGATGGGGCCTCATTAGACCGTTTCATTCTACTAATGTCAGAATAAATGATCGAAGCAAGTATGTGCATCTACGGTATGTAAATAGCACAAAGTATATGAAACACTATATATAATTCAGAGCAACAAAGGTCATgtccaaacccaaccctcTCCATTCATTCAAGATACTTGGGACTCCTCTCAAACATATCAAAGTAGCCTCTCTCATGGCCCAAGCAGACCCTCGCATTTGTACGCTGCACTAATCTTCTCACGTAGTCTCTGCTCCGAAACCACTCGCAATAGTCTCGCATAAGAAAACCCGTCGGTCTTCCCTCTTCATAATTTTCCTTCACATGAAACAAATCACCCGTCATGATAACAGTACCGGAACTCTGAAACGTGAGCTCAAGAACAAGTGACCCTTCCGTATGTCCCGGACATCTATGTAAGGTAACGCCCCTCCAGAGTGTTACATTCTGCTCCGAGAAAGTCTTCCAGTTCAACAGATCCGCTCGCAAGTAATCCGGCAGAAACAGCCCACTGTCAATTCCAGTTGCGGCTGACCAAAAGGCATCCTTGAGTTCGGCTTCATGGCACCAGACTTCCACATCTGTTCACCGTCAGCTAGCCTTAGCAATAGAAGAAGCGATGTACGAACCAGTCCCGAAGAAATGCTCTAATCCCCCAGTGTGGTCAAGATGCAAGTGGCTCAATATGACCGCCTTGACATCATCAATCTCACCTGCGCCGGTGGCTTTGATAGCCGCAGGAAGAGAGTGGATATCCTTGTCCCAAGTCCGGGGTGCACATTCCAAGAATTCTTTGTCCCATGACTTGATCACATCCTCTCGGGACCCGGTATCGAAAAGGATGAGACCTACATCTGGGTGATAGAGTAGTCCCGCTATCATGAGGCATGGTCTAGTCTCGTGGGTTTGAGGCTCTGCGCCGTGGAGAGGAACATTTGCGCCCGAAAGGACGTACGAGGCGTCGATGTCAAGGATCCCTAAATCGAGCAACTATCTCTGATTAGCTTGATGTTCATCCGTTGTAATGAAAAGAGACTACCCAGAGCTTGGAACCGGCTGGAAGCGCTGATGGTTGGGCCATGGTTTGTCTCGCTGGGTTGTAGGCAGTAGAAAAATATATCTGCAGGCAGCTAATAAAAGAAGTTTCACTATTCCAGGATAAGGTCACAGATAAGAGTGCCACAGATGCCAGGTCATAGGGGCTACTCTTATAGACATATTCCTAAGGTTGATTAGCGCTGTCTCGGGAGGCGGAATAAATATTCTCTGTCCAGTTGAGCCTATCGACAATCTATTTCCATAAAGCCGTCTAGCCGCTGTCAATTTACTCGTATTGGAGCTAATACATTCGGAAATACGGAAATAGCGATGAGTGAAGCGATAAGCCTTTGCTTGTGTACGTGTCGTTTCAAGCTGGTGGCCCTCTTACTCTTCTGGGGGACTTCGCCGATAGGTCTAAAGAATAGGTATGGTTTTTGCAGCTCCCTGATCCAGGAGAAGGGCTCCGTTATATGGGTCTGAAGAACTGTCTAAAAAGAATTTGTCGGTTGTGTGATCGCCTGGCAAAATACCTTCTCTATGGATATTATTCTGATTATATAAcaccttcttttcctttatatACTAGTATCCCAGTGCGTCCAATAGTCTACGGGTATAAATACAACTATGTAGTTAAGAAGACATCTCTCCGCTGAATAAGCGGGAGTGAGCATGACCGTCACCGGATTTGAATTTTATGATGTACTAGTCTATGCTTAGTTCTTCCCTTCTCgctttctatctcttcttaGGATAAATAGCAAAGATATGCTATTCGATGTGTCACAGCCCCCAGGGCATTGCTGATGAAAACCAATGCCGGTTATATAGCCAACTAGCAAGATCCCATACAACATCCAGATATTCTACAGGAATTTGCTCAGGTCATTTTCGCGAAGGAA is a window from the Aspergillus oryzae RIB40 DNA, chromosome 6 genome containing:
- a CDS encoding N-acyl homoserine lactonase family protein (Zn-dependent hydrolases, including glyoxylases), giving the protein MIAGLLYHPDVGLILFDTGSREDVIKSWDKEFLECAPRTWDKDIHSLPAAIKATGAGEIDDVKAVILSHLHLDHTGGLEHFFGTDVEVWCHEAELKDAFWSAATGIDSGLFLPDYLRADLLNWKTFSEQNVTLWRGVTLHRCPGHTEGSLVLELTFQSSGTVIMTGDLFHVKENYEEGRPTGFLMRDYCEWFRSRDYVRRLVQRTNARVCLGHERGYFDMFERSPKYLE
- a CDS encoding uncharacterized protein (predicted protein) — its product is MVKKHLKNIRLASGKTNGQIKLPVAAPLAVPELGRKGFVSRYNDPNHPVNNGKISSVLTGSLFGSKSGLIERAATSIKGSHDSKRIARGEPRSEPIKEKWQRYQRKKKPGLAKNVLQQDVLYRLNVNMPTEDELQQSIAQLEHLMQQAG
- a CDS encoding uncharacterized protein (predicted protein), which gives rise to MSALEAGYAKGGNLPRYATRFGTLSEQEIDVSGVRKVVLVPNYTYATTAAQDAYADWFVRWCHLQEEASNYAVEESPDEVAPLLDLRSPKAPRYLAEAVTSSSQGPSDGMAPLIDLGSLEAQQDVDDLASSPRPLLAE
- a CDS encoding ankyrin repeat domain-containing protein (predicted protein), yielding MGVNSAFLHAATIGDATTIENEYLKDKSILTAKDADGRTALHLAALHKDVKVLELLLNYGIEPSTTDNRGQTALHIAAQQSSLAVVELLLKRRANWSIRDHDGNTPLSYAYQQYSVEILRQQEMDSSPDKCQRARPLGFVELFEANLEPKHSLRKLSISDLQMMTDSPDDQSNLIALFI